One Actinoplanes missouriensis 431 DNA segment encodes these proteins:
- the nrdR gene encoding transcriptional regulator NrdR, producing MRCPYCRHADSRVVDSREADDGQLIRRRRSCTECGKRFTTVEEAVLAVVKRSGVTEPFSRTKIMSGVRKACQGRPVDEDSIALLAQRVEETVRARGAAEIPSHEVGLAILTPLRELDQVAYLRFASVYKAFDSLDEFEKEIAALREAPAVREPGTRHAVAPRSGARAPKLNG from the coding sequence GTGCGCTGCCCGTATTGCCGTCACGCCGACTCACGCGTGGTCGATTCGCGTGAGGCCGACGACGGTCAGCTGATCCGTCGCCGCCGGTCGTGCACCGAGTGCGGCAAGCGGTTCACCACGGTCGAGGAAGCGGTCCTCGCGGTGGTGAAGCGCAGTGGCGTCACCGAGCCCTTCAGCCGGACGAAGATCATGAGTGGCGTCCGGAAGGCCTGTCAGGGCCGTCCCGTCGACGAGGACTCGATCGCGCTGCTCGCGCAGCGGGTCGAGGAGACCGTCCGGGCGCGGGGAGCTGCCGAGATCCCCAGCCACGAGGTGGGCCTGGCGATCCTCACGCCGCTGCGTGAGCTCGACCAGGTGGCTTATCTCCGGTTCGCGAGTGTCTACAAGGCGTTCGATTCTCTGGACGAGTTCGAGAAAGAGATCGCCGCGCTCCGCGAAGCACCCGCCGTCAGGGAACCCGGGACGCGACACGCCGTCGCGCCGCGGTCCGGCGCGCGGGCACCAAAGCTCAACGGCTGA
- a CDS encoding glycerophosphodiester phosphodiesterase — translation MLHRVAHRGYAAAAPENTLPAFEAAVRAGATIVEFDVRVTADGVPVVIHDRTVDRTTTGRGRVWDLRWDEIAELDAGVRFSPAFAGARVPSLAEVLDLLRPAPPELLVEIKSPATLDEVKTVIAELASRDLVERTVVQSFDPDVLRKAREIAPELRRGLLLFRFDAETVSQCRDLGVALCNPSVVDVLQGAPVVAELAAVGVGVMPWTANDRAHWGALVEAGAAGLITDYVGELTGWSTP, via the coding sequence ATGCTCCATCGCGTCGCCCACCGCGGCTATGCGGCGGCGGCCCCGGAGAACACGCTGCCCGCCTTCGAGGCGGCGGTGCGGGCCGGCGCCACGATCGTCGAGTTCGACGTGCGGGTGACCGCCGACGGCGTGCCCGTGGTGATCCACGACCGCACCGTCGACCGCACCACCACCGGCCGCGGCCGGGTCTGGGACCTGCGCTGGGACGAGATCGCCGAGCTGGACGCGGGTGTCCGCTTCAGCCCGGCGTTCGCCGGCGCCCGGGTCCCGTCGCTGGCCGAGGTCCTCGACCTGCTCCGCCCGGCCCCGCCCGAGCTGCTCGTCGAGATCAAGAGCCCGGCCACCCTGGACGAGGTCAAGACGGTGATCGCCGAGCTGGCGTCCCGCGACCTGGTGGAGCGGACGGTGGTGCAGAGCTTCGACCCGGACGTGCTCCGCAAGGCCCGGGAGATCGCTCCTGAGCTGCGCCGCGGCCTGCTGCTGTTCCGCTTCGACGCCGAGACCGTGTCCCAGTGCCGGGACCTGGGGGTGGCGCTCTGCAACCCGTCCGTGGTGGATGTGCTGCAGGGTGCGCCGGTGGTGGCGGAGCTCGCCGCGGTGGGCGTCGGCGTGATGCCGTGGACCGCCAATGACCGGGCGCATTGGGGCGCGCTGGTGGAGGCGGGCGCAGCCGGCCTGATAACCGATTACGTGGGCGAACTGACCGGCTGGTCCACCCCGTAG
- the hflX gene encoding GTPase HflX — protein sequence MRNTYQAPVLDEPDLTTGELELEERHSLRRVAGLSTELTDITEVEYRQLRLERVVLVGVWTEGSVADAENSLTELAALAETAGSQVLEGLIQRRKQPDAATFIGRGKVDELRDVVLSTGADTVICDGELSPSQLRNLEQQVKIKVVDRTALILDIFAQHAKSREGKAQVELAQLQYLLPRLRGWGDSLSRQGGGAGGGSGGGGVGTRGPGETKLETDRRRINTRIAKLRREIKAMKTVRETKRSRRSASGVPAVAIAGYTNAGKSSLLNRLTQAGVLVEDALFATLDPTTRRTAAEDGRVFTLSDTVGFVRHLPHQIVEAFRSTLEEVAQADLVVHVVDGAHPDPEGQVSAVREVLGEVGADRIPELLAVNKVDAADEETILRLKRTWPDAVFVSARSGAGIDELHAAIAERLPRPAVDMMVLVPYDRGDLVARVHRSGQVLQSRHLDDGTELRVRVSEEIAAELEAFRL from the coding sequence TTGCGAAACACCTACCAGGCACCAGTGCTGGACGAGCCCGACCTGACCACCGGTGAGCTCGAGCTGGAAGAGCGTCATTCGCTGCGGCGTGTGGCGGGTCTCTCCACGGAGCTGACCGACATCACCGAGGTCGAGTACCGCCAGTTGCGACTCGAAAGAGTGGTGCTGGTCGGCGTCTGGACCGAGGGAAGTGTCGCCGACGCGGAGAACTCGCTGACCGAGCTCGCCGCGCTGGCCGAGACCGCCGGTTCCCAGGTGCTCGAGGGTTTGATCCAGAGACGTAAACAACCCGACGCGGCCACGTTCATCGGTCGCGGCAAGGTCGACGAGTTGCGTGACGTGGTGCTCAGCACGGGCGCCGACACGGTCATCTGCGACGGCGAGCTGTCCCCGTCTCAGCTGCGCAACCTCGAACAACAAGTCAAGATCAAGGTCGTCGACCGTACGGCGCTGATCCTCGACATCTTCGCCCAGCACGCGAAGAGCCGCGAGGGCAAGGCCCAGGTCGAGCTGGCCCAGCTGCAGTACCTTCTGCCCCGGCTGCGCGGCTGGGGTGACTCGCTCTCCCGCCAGGGCGGTGGCGCCGGCGGCGGCTCGGGCGGCGGCGGTGTCGGCACGCGTGGTCCCGGTGAGACGAAGCTGGAGACCGACCGTCGCCGGATCAACACCCGGATCGCCAAGCTGCGGCGTGAGATCAAAGCCATGAAGACGGTACGGGAGACCAAACGCTCCCGCCGTTCCGCGAGCGGTGTCCCCGCCGTGGCGATCGCCGGTTACACCAACGCCGGCAAGTCGAGCCTGCTGAACCGGCTGACACAGGCCGGCGTGCTGGTGGAGGACGCGCTCTTCGCCACGCTCGACCCGACGACCCGGCGGACCGCCGCGGAGGACGGCCGTGTCTTCACGCTGTCCGACACGGTCGGTTTCGTCCGGCACCTGCCGCACCAGATCGTGGAGGCGTTCCGCTCCACGCTGGAGGAGGTGGCCCAGGCCGACCTGGTGGTGCACGTCGTGGACGGCGCCCATCCGGACCCGGAGGGTCAGGTCAGCGCGGTCCGTGAGGTGCTGGGCGAGGTCGGCGCCGACCGGATTCCCGAGCTGCTGGCGGTCAACAAGGTCGACGCCGCCGACGAAGAGACGATCCTGCGGCTCAAGCGGACATGGCCGGACGCCGTTTTCGTCTCGGCGCGGTCCGGAGCGGGCATCGACGAGCTGCATGCGGCCATCGCCGAGCGGCTGCCCCGTCCCGCCGTGGACATGATGGTCCTGGTGCCGTACGACCGGGGCGACCTGGTGGCCAGGGTGCACCGGTCCGGTCAGGTGCTGCAGTCCCGACACCTGGACGACGGGACCGAGCTTCGGGTCCGGGTGAGCGAGGAAATCGCCGCTGAGCTGGAGGCTTTCCGGCTGTGA
- the miaA gene encoding tRNA (adenosine(37)-N6)-dimethylallyltransferase MiaA: MNANSPTGILSRALSQVQPGPGKAPASDRDTTVSYGGPVPSRAGHRVVTVVGPTAAGKSALSIALAHELGGEVVNADSMQLYRGMDIGTAKLSVAEREGVPHHLLDIWDVTEPAAVAEYQRLARAAIDDILGRGRVPLLVGGSGLYVRAVLEDFAFPGTSPEIRSRLEERLAAEGTAPLHAELSVKDPVAATKILPSNGRRIVRALEVIELTGKPFTAALPDPVPVYDAVQIGVDRDTAELDERIALRVDLMWAAGLVDEVRGLTGIRDGRTASRALGYQQALAQIDGVLTEAEAKDDTVRGTRRFVRRQRSWFRRDPAVTWLDGAAPTLVADALAAAR; this comes from the coding sequence GTGAATGCCAACTCTCCCACGGGCATTCTTTCTCGCGCATTGTCACAGGTCCAACCCGGTCCGGGGAAAGCTCCCGCGAGCGACCGTGACACAACGGTGTCCTACGGTGGGCCGGTGCCGTCCCGAGCAGGTCATCGAGTGGTCACCGTCGTCGGTCCGACGGCGGCCGGCAAGTCCGCACTGAGCATCGCTCTCGCCCATGAACTGGGAGGTGAGGTGGTCAACGCCGACTCCATGCAGCTGTATCGCGGCATGGACATCGGCACGGCCAAGCTGAGCGTGGCGGAACGCGAGGGCGTTCCGCACCATCTGCTCGACATCTGGGACGTGACCGAGCCGGCCGCGGTCGCGGAGTACCAGCGGCTGGCCCGCGCGGCGATCGACGACATCCTGGGCCGTGGCCGGGTGCCGCTGCTGGTGGGCGGGTCGGGTCTCTACGTGCGGGCGGTGCTGGAGGACTTCGCGTTCCCGGGGACGTCGCCGGAGATCCGTTCACGGCTGGAGGAGCGGCTCGCCGCCGAGGGAACCGCCCCACTTCATGCGGAATTGTCGGTCAAGGACCCGGTGGCGGCCACCAAGATCCTGCCCTCCAACGGCAGGCGGATCGTCCGGGCCCTGGAGGTCATCGAGCTGACCGGTAAGCCCTTCACCGCGGCCCTGCCCGATCCGGTGCCGGTCTACGACGCCGTGCAGATCGGGGTCGACCGGGACACCGCCGAGCTGGACGAGCGGATCGCGCTGCGGGTCGACCTGATGTGGGCGGCCGGCCTGGTCGACGAGGTCCGCGGGCTGACCGGCATCCGGGACGGCCGGACCGCCTCCCGCGCCCTCGGGTACCAGCAGGCCCTCGCGCAGATCGACGGCGTGCTGACCGAGGCCGAGGCGAAGGACGACACGGTTCGCGGCACCCGCCGGTTCGTGCGCCGGCAGCGCTCCTGGTTCCGGCGCGACCCCGCGGTCACCTGGCTGGACGGCGCCGCGCCGACGCTGGTGGCCGACGCTCTGGCGGCTGCGCGATGA
- a CDS encoding NAD-dependent malic enzyme, translating into MVTTRLPSAGFSITIRIAVTADASSIGRLTTCVGEAGAIVTALDVVDSDATHVIVDLTCDTADAAHADQVVKQLEDQDGVDVRKVSDRTFLLHLGGKIEVSSKVALRNRDELSRAYTPGVARVCMAIAENPADARRLTIKRNTVAVVSDGSAVLGLGNIGPAAAMPVMEGKAALFKRFGGVDAWPVVLDTQDTDEIVAIVKAIAPAYGGINLEDIAAPRCFEIEARLRELLDIPVFHDDQHGTAICVLAALTNALRVVGKRLEDVRVVVSGAGAAGTAIMKLLLRQGVGDIIAYDRKGALHRGMPDMSETWQWLAEHTNKSDYSGDLPGAIVGADVFIGVSAPNLLTGEDIAKMADKSIVFALANPDPEVDPREARKHAAIVATGRSDQPNQINNVLAFPGVFRGMLDVSAEEFTEEMALAAARAIADVVGEDKLNPTVIIPSVFDSRVTPAVAAAIRAVVRGVPAPSNPAATPDSELDKAPEGIF; encoded by the coding sequence GTGGTGACCACCCGCCTGCCGAGCGCAGGATTCTCGATCACGATTCGCATCGCAGTGACCGCTGACGCCTCGTCCATCGGCCGTCTCACCACCTGTGTGGGCGAGGCCGGCGCGATCGTCACGGCACTGGACGTGGTCGACTCGGACGCCACACATGTGATCGTCGACCTGACCTGCGACACCGCCGACGCGGCGCACGCCGACCAGGTCGTCAAGCAGCTCGAGGACCAGGACGGCGTCGACGTCCGCAAGGTCTCCGACCGGACCTTCCTGCTGCACCTCGGCGGTAAGATCGAGGTCAGTTCCAAGGTCGCGCTGCGGAACCGGGACGAGCTGTCCCGGGCGTACACGCCGGGTGTGGCGCGCGTCTGCATGGCGATCGCCGAGAACCCCGCCGACGCCCGCCGGCTCACCATCAAGCGCAACACCGTGGCCGTGGTCAGCGACGGCTCCGCGGTCCTCGGGCTCGGCAACATCGGTCCGGCCGCCGCGATGCCGGTCATGGAGGGCAAGGCCGCCCTCTTCAAGCGGTTCGGCGGCGTCGACGCGTGGCCGGTGGTGCTCGACACCCAGGACACCGACGAGATCGTCGCGATCGTGAAGGCGATCGCTCCGGCGTACGGCGGGATCAACCTGGAGGACATCGCGGCGCCGCGGTGCTTCGAGATCGAGGCGCGGCTGCGCGAGCTGCTGGACATCCCGGTCTTCCACGACGACCAGCACGGCACCGCGATCTGCGTGCTGGCGGCGCTGACCAACGCGTTGCGGGTGGTCGGCAAGCGTCTGGAGGACGTCCGGGTCGTCGTCTCCGGCGCCGGGGCGGCCGGCACGGCGATCATGAAACTGCTGCTGCGCCAGGGCGTGGGCGACATCATCGCGTACGACCGGAAGGGCGCCCTGCACCGCGGGATGCCCGACATGTCGGAGACGTGGCAGTGGCTGGCCGAGCACACCAACAAGAGCGATTACTCCGGTGACCTGCCCGGCGCCATCGTCGGCGCGGACGTCTTCATCGGCGTCAGCGCGCCCAACCTGCTGACCGGCGAGGACATCGCCAAGATGGCGGACAAGTCGATCGTGTTCGCGCTCGCCAACCCGGACCCGGAGGTCGACCCGCGCGAGGCCCGCAAGCACGCGGCGATCGTGGCGACCGGCCGTTCCGACCAGCCGAACCAGATCAACAACGTGCTGGCGTTCCCCGGCGTGTTCCGCGGCATGCTCGACGTGAGCGCCGAGGAGTTCACCGAGGAGATGGCGCTCGCGGCGGCCCGGGCGATCGCCGACGTGGTGGGCGAGGACAAGCTGAACCCCACGGTGATCATCCCGAGCGTCTTCGACAGCCGGGTGACGCCGGCCGTGGCGGCGGCGATCCGGGCCGTGGTGCGCGGGGTGCCGGCGCCGTCGAACCCGGCCGCGACGCCGGACTCGGAGCTGGACAAGGCCCCGGAGGGCATCTTCTAG
- a CDS encoding vitamin B12-dependent ribonucleotide reductase gives MAGDGITAGRQRSRTSGAGAATRGLRVERVWTTEGVHPYDEVEWERRDVVMTNWRDGSINFEQRGVEFPAFWSVNAANIVTTKYFRGAVGTPEREVSLRQLIDRVVSTYRKAGEEHGYFASPADAEVFDHELTWMLLHQVFSFNSPVWFNVGTKSPQQVSACFILSVDDSMDSILDWYKEEGLIFKGGSGSGVNLSRIRSSKELLSSGGTASGPVSFMRGADASAGTIKSGGATRRAAKMVILDVDHPDIEEFVSTKAREEDKIRALRDAGFDMDLGGADIVSVQYQNANNSVRVSDEFMRAYEEGTEFGLRGRLNGEVIETIDAKKLFRGIAQAAWECADPGLQYDDTINDWHTNPETGRITASNPCSEYMSLDDSSCNLASLNLMKFLRSDGGFEVEKFVKSVEFIITAMDISICFADFPTEKIGVTTRAYRQLGIGYANIGALLMASGLPYDSEAGRGVAAAITSLMTGTAYRRSAELAGIVGAYDGYARNADAHQRVMRKHAAANDEIRPSGAVATEIVREATKQWKNGNKIGEKNGWRNAQASVLAPTGTIGLMMDCDTTGIEPDLALVKFKKLVGGGSMQIVNQTVPRALRTLGYPEEQVEAIVEHISDHGNVVDAPGLKPEHYAVFDCAMGERAIAPIGHVRMMAAVQPFISGAISKTVNMPETATVEEIEEIHYQGWKLGLKALAIYRDNCKVGQPLSAGKGTKATATAPAAAEEPKAVEKVVEKVIEYRPVRKRLPKKRPSETVSFSVAGAEGYLTASSYPDDGLGEVFLKMSKQGSTLAGVMDAFSVAISIGLQYGVPLETYVAKFTNMRFEPAGMTDDPDVRMASSVMDYIFRRLALDFLPYDTRAELGIFTAKERTAQAQAEAAAEAATVDLAGMAASAPAPAAPIAATPVVSSAVTVAEVAEAKAAPAPAHQAGSSTELLEVVTGHAADAPLCFTCGTKMRRAGSCYVCEGCGSTSGCS, from the coding sequence ATGGCCGGAGACGGCATCACAGCAGGTCGCCAGCGCAGCCGGACGAGCGGCGCGGGCGCGGCGACCAGGGGGCTGCGTGTGGAGCGGGTGTGGACGACGGAGGGCGTTCACCCGTACGACGAGGTGGAATGGGAACGCCGCGACGTCGTCATGACCAACTGGCGTGACGGCTCGATCAACTTCGAGCAGCGTGGCGTGGAGTTCCCGGCGTTCTGGAGCGTGAACGCCGCGAACATCGTCACGACCAAGTACTTCCGCGGAGCGGTCGGCACGCCGGAGCGCGAGGTCTCGCTCCGCCAGCTGATCGACCGCGTGGTGAGCACCTACCGCAAGGCGGGCGAGGAGCACGGCTACTTCGCGTCGCCGGCCGACGCCGAGGTCTTCGACCACGAGCTCACCTGGATGCTGCTGCACCAGGTCTTCAGCTTCAACTCGCCGGTCTGGTTCAACGTCGGCACCAAGTCGCCGCAGCAGGTCAGCGCGTGCTTCATCCTCTCCGTCGACGACTCGATGGACTCGATCCTCGACTGGTACAAGGAAGAGGGTCTGATCTTCAAGGGTGGCTCCGGTTCCGGCGTCAACCTCTCCCGGATCCGCTCCTCCAAGGAGCTCCTCTCCTCCGGCGGCACCGCGAGCGGCCCGGTCAGCTTCATGCGCGGCGCCGACGCCAGCGCGGGCACCATCAAGTCCGGCGGCGCCACCCGGCGTGCCGCGAAGATGGTCATCCTCGACGTGGACCACCCGGACATCGAGGAGTTCGTCTCCACCAAGGCGCGCGAGGAAGACAAGATCCGCGCGCTGCGGGACGCCGGCTTCGACATGGACCTGGGCGGCGCCGACATCGTCAGCGTGCAGTACCAGAACGCCAACAACTCGGTGCGGGTCAGCGACGAGTTCATGCGGGCGTACGAGGAGGGCACCGAGTTCGGCCTGCGCGGCCGGCTCAACGGCGAGGTCATCGAGACCATCGACGCCAAGAAGCTCTTCCGCGGCATCGCCCAGGCCGCGTGGGAGTGCGCCGACCCCGGCCTGCAGTACGACGACACCATCAACGACTGGCACACGAACCCCGAGACCGGCCGCATCACCGCGTCCAACCCCTGCTCGGAGTACATGTCGCTGGACGACTCGTCCTGCAACCTCGCCTCGCTCAACCTGATGAAGTTCCTCCGCTCCGACGGCGGCTTCGAGGTGGAGAAGTTCGTCAAGAGCGTCGAGTTCATCATCACCGCGATGGACATCTCGATCTGCTTCGCGGACTTCCCGACCGAGAAGATCGGGGTCACCACCCGCGCCTACCGCCAGCTCGGCATCGGGTACGCGAACATCGGCGCCCTGCTGATGGCGTCCGGCCTGCCGTACGACTCGGAGGCCGGCCGTGGCGTGGCAGCCGCGATCACCTCGCTGATGACCGGCACGGCGTACCGCCGCTCGGCCGAGCTCGCCGGCATCGTCGGCGCCTACGACGGCTACGCCCGCAACGCCGACGCCCACCAGCGGGTCATGCGCAAGCACGCCGCCGCGAACGACGAGATCCGCCCGTCCGGCGCCGTCGCCACCGAGATCGTCCGTGAGGCCACCAAGCAGTGGAAGAACGGCAACAAGATCGGTGAGAAGAACGGCTGGCGCAACGCGCAGGCGTCGGTGCTCGCCCCGACCGGCACCATCGGCCTGATGATGGACTGCGACACCACCGGCATCGAGCCCGACCTGGCCCTGGTCAAGTTCAAGAAGCTGGTCGGCGGCGGTTCGATGCAGATCGTCAACCAGACGGTCCCGCGCGCGCTGCGCACCCTCGGTTACCCCGAGGAGCAGGTCGAGGCGATCGTCGAGCACATCTCCGACCACGGCAACGTCGTCGACGCCCCCGGCCTCAAGCCGGAGCACTACGCGGTCTTCGACTGCGCCATGGGCGAGCGGGCGATCGCGCCGATCGGCCACGTCCGGATGATGGCGGCCGTGCAGCCGTTCATCTCCGGCGCGATCTCGAAGACGGTCAACATGCCGGAGACGGCGACCGTCGAGGAGATCGAGGAGATCCACTACCAGGGCTGGAAGCTCGGCCTCAAGGCGCTCGCGATCTACCGCGACAACTGCAAGGTCGGCCAGCCGCTCTCGGCCGGCAAGGGCACCAAGGCCACCGCGACCGCGCCCGCCGCGGCCGAGGAGCCCAAGGCGGTCGAGAAGGTCGTCGAGAAGGTCATCGAGTACCGGCCGGTCCGCAAGCGCCTGCCGAAGAAGCGCCCGTCGGAGACGGTGTCCTTCTCGGTCGCCGGCGCCGAGGGCTACCTGACCGCGTCGTCCTACCCGGACGACGGCCTCGGTGAGGTCTTCCTGAAGATGTCGAAGCAGGGCTCCACCCTGGCCGGCGTGATGGACGCCTTCTCGGTCGCCATCTCGATAGGCCTGCAGTACGGCGTCCCGCTGGAGACGTACGTCGCGAAGTTCACCAACATGCGTTTCGAGCCGGCCGGCATGACCGACGACCCGGACGTGCGGATGGCCTCCTCGGTGATGGACTACATCTTCCGTCGCCTGGCGCTGGACTTCCTGCCCTACGACACCCGCGCCGAGCTCGGCATCTTCACCGCGAAGGAGCGCACCGCCCAGGCCCAGGCCGAGGCGGCTGCCGAGGCCGCCACGGTGGACCTGGCCGGCATGGCCGCGTCCGCTCCGGCGCCCGCCGCTCCGATCGCCGCCACCCCGGTCGTCTCGTCCGCGGTCACCGTGGCCGAGGTCGCCGAGGCGAAGGCCGCGCCGGCCCCGGCACACCAGGCCGGCTCGTCCACCGAACTGCTCGAGGTGGTCACCGGCCACGCGGCCGACGCGCCGCTCTGCTTCACCTGCGGCACGAAGATGCGCCGCGCCGGCTCCTGCTACGTCTGCGAGGGCTGCGGCTCCACCTCCGGCTGCAGCTGA
- a CDS encoding alpha/beta fold hydrolase yields the protein MINDRLIDAGELPIAVRDFGGDQPPLLLLHGAGANLAHMTTLARALRPRHRVITVDLRGHGRSGDGPWTWDAALADLAAVCVQMELDRPAVAGHSLGGMIAALWAQRHPETPGVVSLDGNPPPTSPAHLPGLPEEKAIGELARLHAVFDAIEATAGQVIPADQLPDLVERQQMAARDMGANEKVWIEGFRRNLVHVDGETSIRPSAQATAELRALMNSLDLSPVYAATTCPELVVLPTRSLPEQEPFAELYEAHRRFLVEQARSVPHLRYLSLADASHAMVIEQPTVLASVISDFLAQHR from the coding sequence ATGATCAACGACCGCCTCATCGACGCCGGCGAGCTGCCCATCGCCGTCCGCGACTTCGGTGGCGACCAGCCGCCGCTGCTGCTCCTGCACGGCGCCGGGGCGAACCTCGCGCACATGACCACGCTGGCCCGTGCGCTGCGGCCCCGGCACCGGGTGATCACCGTCGACCTGCGTGGCCACGGCCGCTCCGGCGACGGCCCGTGGACCTGGGACGCGGCGCTCGCCGACCTGGCCGCCGTGTGCGTACAGATGGAGCTCGACCGGCCCGCGGTGGCCGGGCACTCGCTGGGCGGGATGATCGCCGCCCTCTGGGCCCAGCGGCACCCGGAGACACCCGGCGTGGTGAGCCTCGACGGCAACCCGCCGCCCACCTCCCCGGCGCACCTGCCCGGCCTGCCCGAGGAGAAGGCGATCGGCGAGCTGGCCCGGCTGCACGCCGTCTTCGACGCGATCGAGGCCACGGCCGGCCAGGTCATCCCCGCCGACCAGCTGCCCGACCTGGTGGAGCGCCAGCAGATGGCGGCCCGCGACATGGGCGCCAACGAGAAGGTCTGGATCGAGGGCTTCCGGCGCAATCTGGTGCATGTGGACGGTGAGACCTCGATCCGTCCGTCCGCGCAGGCGACGGCCGAGCTGCGGGCGCTGATGAACTCGCTGGACCTCAGCCCGGTGTACGCCGCGACCACCTGCCCGGAACTGGTCGTGCTGCCGACCCGCAGCCTGCCCGAGCAGGAGCCGTTCGCGGAGCTGTACGAGGCGCACCGCCGGTTCCTGGTGGAGCAGGCGCGATCGGTGCCGCACCTGCGTTACCTGTCGCTCGCCGACGCCTCGCACGCCATGGTGATCGAGCAGCCGACCGTGCTCGCCTCAGTCATCAGCGACTTCCTGGCCCAGCACCGCTGA
- the lexA gene encoding transcriptional repressor LexA: MSTDDRTKQTPGQQSVKRGEAAAPAGIRRRSPGRARSADAPQLRSVTPVGHAPEVVAPDLTARQRRILEFIRDWVERYGYPPSVREIGEAVGLVSPSSVAYQLKALETKGYLRRDPNRPRAVDVRMPGEMVDDDALRAARPQPAYVPLVGRIAAGGPILAEQTVEDFFPLPRELVGEGDVFMLEVKGDSMIDAAICNGDWVVVRQQPTAEAGDIVAAMIDGEATVKSYRQRDGHVWLMPANPAFDPIPGDDATIMGRVVAVLRRV, from the coding sequence GTGTCGACCGACGACCGCACGAAGCAAACACCCGGGCAGCAGTCCGTCAAGAGGGGCGAGGCCGCCGCCCCGGCCGGCATCCGCCGCCGCTCACCGGGCCGGGCCCGCAGCGCTGACGCGCCCCAGCTGCGCTCGGTCACCCCCGTCGGGCACGCCCCCGAGGTCGTCGCCCCGGACCTGACCGCACGGCAGCGGCGCATCCTGGAGTTCATCCGCGACTGGGTGGAGCGGTACGGGTACCCGCCCAGCGTGCGGGAGATCGGCGAGGCCGTCGGACTGGTCTCCCCGTCCAGCGTGGCGTACCAGTTGAAGGCCCTGGAGACCAAGGGCTACCTGCGCCGCGACCCGAACCGGCCGCGCGCCGTGGACGTCCGGATGCCCGGCGAGATGGTCGACGACGATGCGCTGCGCGCCGCCCGGCCGCAGCCGGCCTACGTGCCGCTGGTGGGCCGGATCGCCGCCGGTGGCCCGATCCTGGCCGAGCAGACCGTGGAGGACTTCTTCCCGCTGCCGCGCGAGCTCGTCGGCGAGGGCGACGTCTTCATGCTCGAGGTCAAGGGCGACTCGATGATCGACGCGGCGATCTGCAACGGCGACTGGGTCGTGGTCCGCCAGCAGCCGACGGCCGAGGCCGGAGACATCGTGGCCGCGATGATCGACGGTGAGGCCACCGTGAAGAGCTACCGCCAGCGCGACGGGCACGTCTGGCTGATGCCGGCCAACCCGGCGTTCGACCCGATCCCCGGTGACGACGCCACCATCATGGGCCGCGTCGTGGCCGTCCTGCGCCGCGTCTGA
- the dapF gene encoding diaminopimelate epimerase, with amino-acid sequence MRFTKGHGTGNDFVILPDPDGELTLTPELVASLCDRRRGIGGDGVLRVVRSAKHPEAAGSAGQAEWFMDYWNSDGSIAEMCGNGVRVFVRYLLENELATPGPAGLPVATRAGIMVAVVGAETIRVRMTTPRAYAGSTATVGPLTVPGVAVDCGNPHLVCGLHDGVALGSLDLTREPLVDPAVFPHGVNVEFVEPGEPVDGVDGHVLMRVHERGSGETLSCGTGALAVGAVALRDRGLETGSIAVDVPGGRLIVTADEAGDWWLEGPAVLVATGTVS; translated from the coding sequence CTGCGTTTCACCAAGGGCCATGGGACCGGCAACGACTTCGTGATCCTCCCCGACCCGGACGGCGAGCTCACCCTCACGCCCGAGCTGGTCGCCTCGCTCTGCGACAGGCGCCGGGGCATCGGCGGCGACGGCGTCCTGCGGGTGGTCCGCAGCGCCAAGCACCCGGAGGCCGCCGGTTCCGCCGGCCAGGCCGAGTGGTTCATGGACTACTGGAACAGTGACGGCTCGATCGCCGAGATGTGCGGCAACGGCGTCCGCGTCTTCGTCCGCTACCTGCTGGAGAACGAGCTCGCCACGCCCGGCCCGGCGGGCCTGCCGGTGGCGACGCGAGCCGGGATCATGGTCGCTGTGGTCGGCGCGGAGACGATCCGGGTGCGGATGACGACCCCCCGGGCGTACGCGGGGAGCACCGCGACCGTCGGACCCCTGACCGTCCCCGGAGTCGCGGTGGACTGCGGCAACCCGCACCTGGTCTGCGGCCTGCACGACGGGGTCGCCCTCGGCTCGCTCGACCTGACCCGGGAGCCGCTCGTCGACCCGGCGGTCTTCCCGCACGGGGTGAACGTGGAGTTCGTCGAGCCGGGCGAGCCCGTCGACGGCGTGGACGGGCACGTGCTGATGCGGGTGCACGAGCGCGGCTCGGGCGAGACGCTCTCCTGCGGCACGGGCGCCCTCGCGGTCGGCGCGGTGGCCCTGCGTGACCGCGGGCTGGAGACCGGCTCGATCGCGGTGGACGTGCCCGGCGGCCGGCTGATCGTGACCGCCGACGAGGCGGGGGACTGGTGGCTGGAGGGCCCGGCCGTGCTGGTAGCCACGGGCACGGTGTCCTGA